Genomic segment of Streptomyces longhuiensis:
GGATGATCACCCTGCGTGGCGCACCAGTCCGGGAGTTCACGCAGTGGAAGGACTTGAGAGAAGGAGCGGTTATGGACGCGACGGTTGAATTGCTGCTTGAGCAGGTCCAGGACCGCGGCGGTTACACAGCACGGCAGCAGGCGGCCGGCATGGTCCACAGCGTGCTCGAGGTGCTCGGCGCACATCTGGTGGGCGATGACCGTACAGACCTGGCCCGGCTCCTGCCCCTGTCGTGCAGCCCGCTGCTCATCGACGTCGTACCTGCCAGCGAACCTCTCACGCCGTCGGGATTCGTCGAAGCGGTCGCCGCACGCGACGACCTCGAGGTGGCGCAAGCGCGCCGCGCCGTCACTGCAGTGCTGACCACCGTCGCGGATGTGGCCGACGACGCACTACTGCGCCGTATCCTCATCCAGCTCCCGCCGGGACACGCAGGCCTGTTCGGCCGCACGGACCCGGTCTGAAGCACCGACGGCGCCACACACGTCCGCGCCGAGCACGCAGGGGTTCCCGCAGGCAGACCTGATCCGGATTGGGAGCCTTCCATCGCACGGACTGTTCTGCGTACTGAGGTTGAACTCGGGATGTCGTCCTGCTGACCAGGCGGGTTGGACGGTCAGGCCGGTCTGGGTGAGGCAGCCGTCTCTGAGGGGACTGTGGTACTGGATGTGCCGTAGGCCATGTCGGAAGCGTCGGACAAGGTGCTGGAGGCCACGTTGGAGAGCCAGCCGCGCCGCAGGAGGGATGGAAGCGGAAGCCCGGCAGGTGTACAGGATCGTCTTCGAATTCGTCAGCGGAGCGGTGGGCACGTAGGACGACAAGTGCCAGTACGGCCTCCCCCGTTGCACGCCTCAACACTAGGACCCGGGCGACCTGGTCGCGGCCCTCGCCAAGAGGTACATGAGGAGAGCCAACTCTCGTCCTCGCCGACCGGGCCCGTTGGCTACCACTGGTGCGCGGAGGCGGACGCCACCACATGTACAGGTCCGCTACGCGACACGGTTGGAGACGGCGGCCCGATCGCACCGGTCACTGCCCAGGCCGCGCTACGGGCACGTCATGGTGTCACCGATAGACGGGGCTGACCTGTTGGGCGAGCGCGGCGCGACCCAGCTTGCGGCTGCTGGCTGGCACACCGCGGACGCAGAAGGGCACGCGTTGCCGAGCACCCGCACCACCGGGATACGCGCCTGCGACATCCGCCTATATCAACTGTGCATGGAATTGACAGGCCTACGGCATGCCAAACCCTTGCCATGACCGGCCGCCGCATTCCATCCGTCAAACCGGGCGACGCGGCGAGTGGTCAGCCGTCACCCGAAAGTGAGTGACAGGGCCGCCGCCCAATCTCCGCGCAGCTGGACCGGTCCTCTGTAGACCACGGCGGGCAGCAGGCGTGAAAAGACCCCGCGCCGCAGATCTCGGTACGGGGTCTTCACAGAGCGCTGGACAGGCCTTGCACCTGCATCTCCCCGCAGGAAGCGGGGCGTCTTTCCTTGGACTACCAACGCACGACGTTTCAGCATGAATTCGGCTGGACAGCTCAGATCAATAGTACCAGGCACGGCACGCCGAGCCCGTGGGTCGAGGATCTCCCCGCATCGGCTCGAGGCGATATTTCAGCCTCAGGGAGACATAAGCGCCCATCGGGTCGACACTTCTCAGCGGCCACCGTTCGGTGGGTCGGGGCAGGTCCCGCGCCGGCGCTCCGCGAGCGCCCGTTCGAGCTGCTCCTGTGCTCGGCGTTCGATGCCCTCGCTGTCGTGCAGCAGCTCGTCCATCTCCGCCGCTGTGGGCCGCGAGGGGGCCGGGCTCTCGTCGGTAAGGCGTTCGTAGAGCCACGTGCAGGCCTGGCCTTCGCCGGCGAAGGTCTTCAGCACCTCGCGCCTGCCGCGCTCGTGGACTCCCACGATCCACTCGCCCTGACGCTGGGCCAAGTAGTAGCCCTCGTGCGGAGGGGGGCCGCCCGGGCAGTCGGGAATCTCGTAGTGGGCATCGGGAACCCCGGCTGCCCGCAGCGCCTCGCACAGCTGGTGACGGTCCACGGAACCAGTCTCCTATCCGGCGATCTGTACGAGGCGTGCGGCGGTCGTCGCAGCCGGAAAGCTACGAGGTCGCGCGTCGCACCAGGGTGCCGTTGCGCACCAGGTCCAGCACGGAGGTGCGCGGAATGTCCGGGCAGTACGAACTGGACGTCACGTACTGGACGCCCAGGCCGGGCTGCTCGAACGCCGGGGCGATCGGCCCCGCGCACACGTCGACATCCTTGGTCACCTTGTACAGGTAGTAGTTGTACGGGTGGCGCGGATCGGCGGTGTTGAGGCTGGACGGCGGAATGCTCCGCTTCCCGTACTTGGTGCCGGCGGGTGCGAGGTAGCGTCCAGCCTCATTACCGAAGCGGTCGACGTACTCATCCTTGTGGAGAGTGAGTACGGCGGCGATCGGATGTCCCTGGGGGTCCTTTGCGTACCCGTCGGCGTCCGGGTAGCGCCAGTCGCCCTGGCCGGTGTCGGCGGTCGGGTCCCACCACCGGTTCAGGAACTGGGTCGCAGTGAGGTGGCCGAGGCGCTGGTAGCGGTGGAGGGTCTTCGCTACCAGGCCGCGGGTCGGCAGCTTCTGCGGGCCGAGCCGCCAGTCGTTGCAGAAGTAGTCCGAGCGCAGGGGGTACGGAATGGGATCCGGTACCAGGCCTCGGCATACGTGTGGCCGGATCGAGTCATCGGCGAGTGTAGTTGCCGGTGCCGCAAGGTGTGGCCGGTGCGCGTCATCGGCGAGCGTTGCGGCCGGTGCGGCCTGGGCGGCCGGAGCTCCGAGGAACAGCGAGCCCAGCAGGGCAGCCGCGGCAGCAAGCCCAGCACCCCGTCGTGGTGATGTCACTACAACTCCTGTTGATCGTGTCTGGCGACGTCGTCACCGTGCGGGGTAGCACAAGCCCCGACGGGAAGAATGACGACGTACGAAAGATCACTCAAACCACAGGGGTGAGCGAGAGGGAGTGACGGCGCGGGTGATGCACCCGAATGAGTGCGCGTCGCCTCCCAATGGGCCATGACCGCCGCACGTGCGGGGCCGCACCTGCCGGTGTACCGGTGCCAGCCAGGTTGCCGGCGCCGATGCGCGCCTAGGGTGGAGAGGTAACTCGCCGGGACCCGTCCGAGCGACACCGCCCGCGGCCGCCGAGTGATTCTCAAGAATGACCATGTGTGACTGTTCCACGGAAGGCCCGGGAGCCGATGTCTGGCGCGCATTGAAGGCTCGCGTTCAGTCATGCAGATCTCCTAGGTGCGACCCACCTGTCGATAGCGGCCGTCCGTTTTAGACGAGAGCCTGCCTCTGAAGGACCGGGCGCTGCTGGTTGCGGTGTACCGGCGCTCGAACTTGACGCTGCGCCAGCTGGCTCGGCTGTTTGAATATCCAAGTCCGTGGCCGACCGCGTCATCGACCAGATCGGCCCGCCGCTCGCGATCCAGCCCCGCCGTCGGTTCGCGAAGGACACCCCGCTCATCGTGAACCGCACCATGGTGCCAGCCCGCGACCCCACGATTACCGAACAGTCCAACAGCTACCGGTACTCGACGAACCATCGGTCGTCATCAATGCCGACACCCGTCTGGTCGTTGTGGTCGGCCGACGCTTGCCGGGCAATCGCAACGACGGTACGGCGTGGGCGAAATCCGGCGCGAAGGCCGCTGTCGGCAAAACGATGTCCATCGTGGACGGTGGCTGTCCGGGCATGGGAATCGTGATGCTGCATCGACGGTGGAAGGGCGAGGAACTGTGCGGCTGGAAGCACGAACACAACAAGTCCCACAAGCGAGTTCGCGCCCGCGTCGAGCATGCCGTCGCCTGGACGAAAACCTGGAAGATCCTCTGCGACTGCCACCTCAAGGGCGAGGGCGTCCACCACACCATGCTCGGATGCGTCCCGGGGGCTGCTTGCGAAAAGGCCTGCCGCAGCCTAAGGCCTGTCCCGCAATGTTGGTCGACGCCCGGGTAGGGGCGGAACGTAGTCATCGTGTGGAGAACCGGTGGCGCGGAGCAGGTTGGTGGCGCGGGCGGGGCTCGTGCGGCCCACGGCCAGCACGAGCACCCACGAACCCCGCCACACCAGCAGCCGCACCAGCGAGAACCAAGGTGGTGGATCTTCAGTGAAGATCCGACTGGACCTCGGTCAGTCGATGCCTTCGACGATGCGGAAGTCGCGCTCGACGCCGTCTGAGAGGGCGACCAGCGCCTCCTGGTAGGCCGCACTCTCGTGCGCCGCGACGGCCTGCTCGAAGCTGTCGAACTCGATCAGGACGGTGCGCTCGGCGATTCCGGCATCATGCGCCACGACCCGACCGCCACGGACGAGGACCCGGCCGCCCCCGGCCTTGACGGCCGGACCGGCCAGCTTGTTGTAAGCAGCCAGCTTCTCAGGGTCTGAAATGGTGCGGTAGACGCTGACCCAGTAGCCCTTGGGCATGGAACCTCCAGTGTGGGGATGAGTGCATCCGACTTACGGGACTTACGAGTTGGTCTCGGACGAGCGTCGGCGGCCGTCCTTGTCGGTCTGCTGACCACCGCGAGTCGCCTTCGTGTCAGCCGAGCCGGGGAAGGCGGACGGCGCCCGCGATTCCTGCGGCGCCGCCCAGGCGGATCAGGGTGCCGGACGCGCTGCGTTGTGCGTTGGCGATGATCGTGGACGGATGGCCGAGGTGATCGCCCATGTCGACCGCGATGCCGGTGACGCCCTGATCCGCGAGATACGCGGCCAGACATGCGGTGCTGTTGGCGTTGGCGACATCCTCGGGGACGCCGATCGACGGGGCGAACATCCGGGCCGCCGCCCGACCGTCCGCATCGGGGATCGAGTAGGCGTAGCAGCCCAGCAGTCCGTAGCGGTCACAGGCATGGCGCAACGCCGGAAAGTCCGGACGGAGTTCGGCCAGCACAGTGCGCGATCGCACGGGTAACAGGAGCCGTGGCCGGCCGGGTGAGGCCACGCAGGCGCCGTCGGGAAGGGCTTCGCCCATCAGGCCGAGGGCGGTCGCGATCGCCCGGAGTTCGGGTTCCCCGGCGTCCCGCGGGCTGATCGGGCCCGGGTCGAAAGTGGCCGTCAGGTCGTCGTGTTCTCGCTTCGCCCAGCCTTCGAATACGCGACTTGTGGTGTGCAGCGCGGCCCGGTAATCGGCGTCGCCGCTGTAGCGCAGAGCGAGCAGCGCCAGTGCGGCGACTGTGCCGTGACCACAGGCGGGCAACTCGCCTTCGCCGGTGAAGAACCGGAGCCGATACGACGGTCGAGCCTGATCCTCGCCGTCCACCGCAGCGATGAAGACCGCGTGCGAGGTGCCTGTCGCAGCAGGGATGCGCCGTCGCTCGGCATCGGTGAAGGGTGCGTCGTCGAGAACGGCGGTCGGACTGCCGCCCTGGCCCTGCCGCCGGCACGCGTCGACGATCGTCACCTCGGGCATGGCGCCGCGTCCATCGTGATCAGCATCGTCAGGTCGAGCGCGGGCGTGCTGTGCGTCAGGGCGCCGATCGAGATGAGGTCGACGCCGGCATCGGCGATGGCGCGAACCCGGTCCAGGGTGACGTTGCCGGAGGCCTCCAGGAGGATCTCCGAACCGCCGGACCGGCCGGCCCTCATGCGCATCACTTCTTCGATGGCGCCCACCTCCATGTTGTCGAGCATGAGCCAGCCGGCTCCCGCTTCCATGGCTTCGCGGGCCTGCGCGACGGTCTGCACTTCGACGTCGATCGGCACGCTCGTCCCGGAATCGGCCATTCCCTTCCAGACCGCATTGATCGCCGCGGTCACCCCGCCCGCCGCGGTGATGTGGTTCTCCTTCAGCAGGACCGTCGCCGCCAGGGTGAGCCGGTGGTTGCTGCCGCCGCCCGCGGTGACGGCGTACTTGTCCAGCGCCCGCAGCCCCGGGGCGGTCTTGCGGGTGTCCAGGATCCGCGCCGGGGTTCCGTCCACGGCTTGGACGAAGCCGTCGGTGACAGTGGCGATGCCGCACAGGCGCTGCAGGAAGTTCAGCACCGTGCGCTCGGCGGTGATCGGGCTGCGAGCCGATCCGGTCAGCCGCACCAGGACGTCCCCGGCCCGCAGCCGCACGCCGTCCGCGACCAGAGTCTCGACCTCGACCTCGGCGTCGGTCTGGGCGAAGACCTCGGGGACCACGGGCAGTCCGGCGGCGACACCGGGCTGGCGGGTACTGATCTCGGCGGTGGCGATCAGGCCGGCCGGGACGCTCCACAAGGTGGTGATGTCGTCGGCGGCCCTGTCCTCCGCCAGGGCCGCGGCCACGCTGGCCCGCGCCGCCGACGCGGGGAAATCGGCGATCTTCATAGGTGGTTCCTCAGCTCTCAGTGATTGATCATCGGACCGACGAGGCCGTGGACGGCCTCCTTGACGGCTTCCCCGAGCGTCGGGTGGGCATGGACGTTCCTGGCGATCTCGTGCGCTGTGAGATCCCACATCCGTGCCGTCGTCAGCTCGGACAGGAACTCGGCGGCCTCCGGCTCTCTGCGGCGACGTGGGCGACCTGACGGTTCTGGCAGCGGCCGACCAGACGGCTCCGGCCTTCAGGGGACAGCGGGGCATTGCGATGCGACATGCACGGGCTTTCTTGGCAGGGCGAGGGCCGGTGTCGACGCGAAGGGCCTCCGCGTCGAAGCGGTCATCTCAGCCGTCGACGAGTACGCGAAGGAGTTCCTGGCCGGCCTGCCAGTCGCCAAGACCGCTGCCGGAGTTGATGTGGCCGTGGCTTCCGATGAAATGGCCTTGCGCCTGCCACGTATGCGCCAAGGAGGCGGACGTCGTCGGGTCGCAGTAGGGATCGTCGTCGCTGGCCACCATCAGGCTCCGGCACGGCAATAGGCGAGCGGACAGGTCCAAGAACGTAGGTGCGGCCTCACCTGGGAACGCCGGCCCCTGGGGATTCGGGGGAGCGACCAGGAACGCCGTGACCCCGTCGGGTCGCGTCCGGTCCAGCCAGTGCGCGGTTGCCCAGCAGCCGAGGCTGTGAGCCACCAACGCCACCTTGCCCTCACGCCGGGATGCGATCTCGTAGGCGTCCTGGATCGCGGCAACCCAGTCCGGCAGGTCCGGCCTGCTCCACGAGGCCGGTGCGATCCGGACCGCTGAGGACCCCCACCGCTTCTCCCACAAGCTCTGCCAGTGCCGCTCATTCGAACCGTCGATCCCAGGGATGATGACGTACGCGACCATTGCCTACCGCCCTTTCGATCGTGGCCCCCACACATCGCGGTGGCACCCTGGGGCGATTCTCGATGGGGCAGCGGCAACGATCGGGCTCAGCAAGCGATCTCAAAGAAAGTGGGGGTGACAACGATGGAATCATTCGACGAGATCGACCGTGCCATCTTGGAACTGCTCCAGACTGACGGCCGGCTCACCGGAGCCGAGGTCGGACGCCGAGTCGGACTGTCCCAGCCGGCAGCCAGCGCCCGCATCCAACGCCTGGAGAAGAACGGGATCATCACCAGCTACCGCGCCGTCGTTGCCCCAGCCGCAGTCGGATTGAACATCCATGCCATCGTCCGACTACGCACCACCCACGCGCAGCTGACCCAAGCCCTCACCCTCGCCGCCCAGACCCCCGAGGTCGTCTCGACCCTCCGCGTGACCGGCGAGGACTGCCTCGTGTTCGACGTGCACTGCTCTCACGCCGAACGCCTTGAACAAGTCGTGGACTCCCTCGCCCGCTACGGACCGGTCACCACCGCCCTCGTACTGCGCAGCTACCCGCCCAAGTCGCTGCCGACGGCACCGTCAACAACGTCATGACCCGCGACATGTAGCCCTCGACGCGGGGTGCGAACCCGACCGCCTGGAGCACCTTGTCAGCCTCGAGTACCTCGGTGGCGCCGTCGCGGGTGACCGTGACCCGCACCTTGCCCGCCGGGCCGGTGTCGTCGACGGCGTCGACCCGGGTCGAGGTCAGAATGGTGATCCCGAGCTCGCGGTACCGCTTGGCCAGCTCGGTGGACACCTCGGCGTCCTCGGTCGGCACCACGCGGTCCCGGTACTCGACGATGGTCACGTTCACGCCATAGGCGCGCAGCACGTAGGCGAACTCGACACCGATGGCCCCGCCGCCGATGACGACGCTCCCCGGCAGCTCCTCGGCGAGGATCTGCTCCTCATGGGTCACCACGCTGTCGCTGAGCCTGGTGCCGGGCAGCAGCCGGGTCGTGACACCGGTGGCGATGACGCAGTGGTCGAAGATGAGCGTCTCCGATTCGCCGTCGGACCGCGCGACGCACAGTGTGTGGTCGTCGGCAAAGGTGCCCCAGCCGTCGTATTCGGTGATGCCGTTCTTCCGCATCAGATAGTGCACGCCCTGGGGCCCGGAGAAATAGTCAAGACCTGTGGATCGGGGTGTCAGCGACTTGAGTCTTAAGAGCACGCCAAGGACCCGATGTGGACGACCCGCCATCGAACTGGTGACGCTGCTCACGGTCAGTCGTCTGACCATTCGGAATGTCCAGACGGGCTCAAGCGGTCGATGAGGAAAGCGAGGATCTCGTTCCTGGCCTTCAGAGTGGGATGTCCGTCCTCGTCGACGAGGTGGGCGGTGACGACGCTGTGGGGGGAGCCGACCACGTCACGGAAGAACGGGGGCGGGTTGGTGTTGGCGGAACTGGCCGGAAGAACGCGGCCGTCGAAGGCGTCGCCGAGGAGTGCTTGGTAAGCGGCGAAGCGCTGGCCGGTGCACCAGCGGTCGTCGTCGAAGCGGTAGGCGAGAACT
This window contains:
- a CDS encoding RBBP9/YdeN family alpha/beta hydrolase; protein product: MVAYVIIPGIDGSNERHWQSLWEKRWGSSAVRIAPASWSRPDLPDWVAAIQDAYEIASRREGKVALVAHSLGCWATAHWLDRTRPDGVTAFLVAPPNPQGPAFPGEAAPTFLDLSARLLPCRSLMVASDDDPYCDPTTSASLAHTWQAQGHFIGSHGHINSGSGLGDWQAGQELLRVLVDG
- a CDS encoding TNT domain-containing protein gives rise to the protein MTSPRRGAGLAAAAALLGSLFLGAPAAQAAPAATLADDAHRPHLAAPATTLADDSIRPHVCRGLVPDPIPYPLRSDYFCNDWRLGPQKLPTRGLVAKTLHRYQRLGHLTATQFLNRWWDPTADTGQGDWRYPDADGYAKDPQGHPIAAVLTLHKDEYVDRFGNEAGRYLAPAGTKYGKRSIPPSSLNTADPRHPYNYYLYKVTKDVDVCAGPIAPAFEQPGLGVQYVTSSSYCPDIPRTSVLDLVRNGTLVRRATS
- a CDS encoding PhzF family phenazine biosynthesis protein, translated to MPEVTIVDACRRQGQGGSPTAVLDDAPFTDAERRRIPAATGTSHAVFIAAVDGEDQARPSYRLRFFTGEGELPACGHGTVAALALLALRYSGDADYRAALHTTSRVFEGWAKREHDDLTATFDPGPISPRDAGEPELRAIATALGLMGEALPDGACVASPGRPRLLLPVRSRTVLAELRPDFPALRHACDRYGLLGCYAYSIPDADGRAAARMFAPSIGVPEDVANANSTACLAAYLADQGVTGIAVDMGDHLGHPSTIIANAQRSASGTLIRLGGAAGIAGAVRLPRLG
- a CDS encoding DUF2267 domain-containing protein; protein product: MDATVELLLEQVQDRGGYTARQQAAGMVHSVLEVLGAHLVGDDRTDLARLLPLSCSPLLIDVVPASEPLTPSGFVEAVAARDDLEVAQARRAVTAVLTTVADVADDALLRRILIQLPPGHAGLFGRTDPV
- the nadC gene encoding carboxylating nicotinate-nucleotide diphosphorylase, coding for MKIADFPASAARASVAAALAEDRAADDITTLWSVPAGLIATAEISTRQPGVAAGLPVVPEVFAQTDAEVEVETLVADGVRLRAGDVLVRLTGSARSPITAERTVLNFLQRLCGIATVTDGFVQAVDGTPARILDTRKTAPGLRALDKYAVTAGGGSNHRLTLAATVLLKENHITAAGGVTAAINAVWKGMADSGTSVPIDVEVQTVAQAREAMEAGAGWLMLDNMEVGAIEEVMRMRAGRSGGSEILLEASGNVTLDRVRAIADAGVDLISIGALTHSTPALDLTMLITMDAAPCPR
- a CDS encoding DUF1330 domain-containing protein, translating into MPKGYWVSVYRTISDPEKLAAYNKLAGPAVKAGGGRVLVRGGRVVAHDAGIAERTVLIEFDSFEQAVAAHESAAYQEALVALSDGVERDFRIVEGID
- a CDS encoding Lrp/AsnC family transcriptional regulator, with product MESFDEIDRAILELLQTDGRLTGAEVGRRVGLSQPAASARIQRLEKNGIITSYRAVVAPAAVGLNIHAIVRLRTTHAQLTQALTLAAQTPEVVSTLRVTGEDCLVFDVHCSHAERLEQVVDSLARYGPVTTALVLRSYPPKSLPTAPSTTS